A window of Acinetobacter sp. TR3 contains these coding sequences:
- a CDS encoding isopenicillin N synthase family dioxygenase codes for MVNLMSQSHDAYALPLIDISLLASDRLQDRIKVVTALDQACKDIGFLYIRGDQFQPELFHQLKQIAQSYFAQDEETKMRHYIGLSKNHSGYVPIGEEQFKANVYDLKESYDVNYDYSDPSDRRPLLGPTLWPDHPQFKAIVLNYYQHIRTIGQQLFKAFALALERDEDFFEQHTQHAPSQLRLIHYPYNPAAEDQFGIGAHTDYECFTLLFPTTEGLQVLNKQGKWIDIPLIENTMVMNIGDMMEILSNGRYLATKHRVKRVQQERYSFPLFFSCDYDYIIQPVIENEAPQYSAMKGGEHLFNQTAQTFMYLKKRIETGELVLENARPLYSFGMQEKGETQ; via the coding sequence ATGGTGAACCTTATGAGTCAATCTCATGATGCTTATGCGCTGCCACTGATTGATATTTCACTGCTTGCAAGTGATCGCTTACAAGATCGAATCAAAGTTGTCACAGCACTTGATCAAGCCTGTAAAGATATTGGTTTCTTATATATTCGAGGAGATCAATTTCAACCTGAATTATTCCATCAATTGAAACAGATCGCACAAAGTTATTTTGCTCAAGATGAAGAAACCAAAATGCGCCATTATATTGGTCTTTCTAAGAATCATAGTGGCTATGTTCCTATCGGTGAAGAACAATTCAAGGCAAATGTTTACGATTTAAAAGAATCCTATGATGTGAATTATGATTATTCAGATCCATCAGATAGAAGACCATTATTAGGTCCTACTTTATGGCCTGACCACCCTCAGTTTAAAGCTATAGTTTTAAATTATTATCAGCATATTCGAACAATAGGTCAGCAGTTATTTAAGGCTTTCGCTTTAGCCTTAGAGCGAGATGAAGACTTTTTTGAACAACATACACAACATGCGCCAAGCCAATTAAGACTGATTCATTATCCCTACAATCCAGCAGCAGAAGATCAATTTGGAATAGGTGCACACACAGATTATGAATGCTTCACCCTGCTCTTTCCGACTACTGAAGGACTGCAAGTCCTCAATAAACAAGGAAAATGGATTGATATTCCACTGATAGAAAATACCATGGTGATGAATATCGGTGACATGATGGAAATTTTGTCGAATGGCCGTTATTTAGCAACAAAACATCGGGTTAAACGAGTTCAACAAGAACGTTATTCTTTTCCTTTATTCTTCTCATGTGATTACGACTACATCATTCAACCAGTCATAGAGAATGAAGCACCTCAGTACTCCGCCATGAAAGGTGGTGAACATTTGTTTAATCAAACTGCTCAAACATTCATGTATCTGAAAAAAAGAATCGAAACAGGTGAACTTGTTTTAGAAAATGCTCGTCCACTCTACTCCTTCGGTATGCAAGAAAAAGGAGAAACACAATGA
- a CDS encoding ABC transporter ATP-binding protein produces MNMDEIFDSKSYFDTIYARPVMLETRNLSQIFKHGKTERVVLNNINLSIHKREFICVIGPSGCGKSTLSRVVAGLDDFHSGEVLVEGQKIQGPSSERGMVFQGYTLFPWKTVKENVMFGPLMKGVSPTRSEEMAREWINIIGLEKYENQFPHELSGGMKQRVAIARALVNEPKILLMDEPFGALDPYTRQKMQTHLMDLWQNIDITIMFVTHDMDEAILLADRIVALKANPGEIKEIIEVNLPRPRSLDLIHSPEFKQLRQQVDQLVHAQEEDIDPALEDLPKIPRMTKIST; encoded by the coding sequence ATGAATATGGATGAAATTTTTGATTCAAAAAGCTACTTCGACACTATATATGCTCGACCTGTCATGCTTGAAACCAGAAATTTAAGCCAAATTTTTAAGCATGGAAAAACTGAACGTGTAGTTTTAAATAACATTAATTTAAGCATTCACAAACGTGAATTTATTTGTGTCATCGGGCCGTCAGGTTGCGGTAAATCAACTTTAAGTCGTGTCGTAGCGGGTTTGGATGATTTTCACAGTGGTGAAGTACTGGTTGAAGGTCAAAAAATTCAAGGACCGAGTTCAGAACGCGGCATGGTGTTCCAAGGTTATACCCTTTTCCCATGGAAAACCGTCAAAGAAAATGTGATGTTTGGTCCTTTAATGAAAGGCGTGAGTCCGACTCGTTCTGAGGAAATGGCGCGTGAATGGATCAATATTATTGGTTTAGAAAAATACGAAAATCAGTTTCCGCATGAGCTATCTGGGGGTATGAAGCAACGTGTGGCAATTGCCAGAGCTTTGGTCAATGAACCGAAAATTTTATTAATGGATGAGCCCTTCGGTGCTTTAGACCCTTATACCAGACAAAAAATGCAAACACATCTGATGGATTTATGGCAAAACATCGACATCACGATTATGTTTGTCACACACGATATGGATGAAGCTATTTTATTGGCAGATCGTATTGTGGCTTTAAAAGCAAATCCAGGTGAAATCAAAGAAATTATTGAAGTGAATTTACCACGCCCACGATCATTAGATTTAATTCACTCCCCTGAATTTAAACAATTACGTCAGCAAGTAGATCAACTCGTCCATGCGCAAGAAGAAGACATTGATCCTGCTTTAGAGGATCTGCCAAAAATTCCTCGTATGACCAAAATCAGTACATAG
- a CDS encoding YfhL family 4Fe-4S dicluster ferredoxin, with product MALFITTACINCDMCLPECPNQAIYEGAKIYEIDPQRCTECVGFYEAPTCIAVCPIDCIKPDPLHIESKDQLQIKFNSLNLLGH from the coding sequence ATGGCGCTATTCATTACCACAGCATGTATCAACTGTGATATGTGCTTGCCAGAATGTCCTAATCAAGCGATTTATGAAGGTGCAAAAATCTACGAAATTGACCCACAACGTTGCACTGAATGTGTCGGTTTCTACGAAGCACCCACATGTATTGCAGTTTGCCCTATTGATTGTATTAAACCTGATCCTTTACATATAGAGAGCAAGGATCAACTGCAAATTAAATTTAATAGCTTAAATTTATTAGGTCATTAG
- the trhP gene encoding prephenate-dependent tRNA uridine(34) hydroxylase TrhP, protein MITELLSPAGSLKNMRYAFAYGSDAVYAGQPRYSLRVRNNEFDLENLKIGIDEAHALGKKFYIVANIQPHNSKLKNFIRDIEPIIAMQPDALIMSDPGLIMMVREHFPDMPIHLSVQANAINWATVKFWKDYGLSRVILSRELALEEIEEIQKNVPEIELEVFVHGALCMAYSGRCLLSGYMNKRDANQGACTNACRWEYKIHEAQEDANGDVIPVQQIESSKQCCSNKVQDDLVQSVLVQRNDEEMFAAEEDEHGTYFMNSKDLRAIQHVDRLTHMGIASLKIEGRTKSYFYCARTAQIYRKAIDDALSGQPFDSSLMDQLEGLANRGYTEGFLRRHVHSDYQNYEDGSSHFDYQQFCGEIIERNGDYVQVEVKNRFLVGDTLELMTPKGNLVFTLTEMRDLKGHPIENAKGSGHIVEIPLSADIDIDYALLIRNLPHAKTQLKTDALAYSAD, encoded by the coding sequence ATGATTACTGAATTACTCTCTCCTGCTGGTTCACTTAAAAATATGCGTTATGCTTTTGCTTATGGTTCAGATGCCGTTTATGCAGGACAACCACGTTACAGTCTCCGTGTTCGTAATAATGAATTTGATCTTGAAAATTTAAAAATTGGAATTGATGAAGCACATGCATTAGGCAAAAAATTCTATATTGTTGCAAATATTCAGCCACATAACAGCAAACTTAAAAATTTTATTCGTGACATTGAGCCAATTATTGCGATGCAACCTGATGCATTAATTATGTCGGATCCAGGCTTAATTATGATGGTTCGCGAACATTTTCCTGACATGCCTATCCACCTTTCGGTACAAGCCAATGCGATTAATTGGGCAACTGTAAAATTCTGGAAAGACTATGGTTTAAGCAGAGTCATTCTTTCTCGTGAACTCGCATTAGAAGAAATTGAAGAAATACAGAAAAATGTACCAGAAATTGAACTCGAAGTTTTTGTACACGGCGCATTATGCATGGCATATTCAGGTCGATGCCTACTTTCTGGATATATGAATAAACGTGATGCTAATCAAGGTGCATGTACCAATGCTTGTCGTTGGGAATATAAAATTCATGAAGCACAAGAAGATGCCAATGGTGACGTGATTCCTGTTCAGCAGATAGAATCATCCAAACAATGCTGTTCCAATAAAGTTCAAGATGACCTAGTTCAAAGTGTTTTAGTACAACGTAATGATGAAGAAATGTTTGCGGCTGAAGAAGATGAACATGGTACTTATTTCATGAACTCTAAGGACTTACGTGCCATTCAACATGTTGATCGTTTGACTCATATGGGAATTGCCTCACTTAAAATTGAAGGACGAACAAAATCCTATTTTTACTGTGCTCGAACAGCTCAAATTTATCGTAAAGCAATTGATGATGCGCTCTCAGGTCAACCTTTTGACTCAAGTCTAATGGATCAACTTGAAGGTCTGGCAAATCGCGGTTACACAGAAGGATTTTTACGTCGCCATGTGCATAGCGATTATCAAAATTATGAGGATGGTTCATCACATTTCGACTATCAACAGTTTTGTGGTGAGATAATTGAGCGCAATGGAGACTATGTTCAAGTCGAAGTTAAAAATCGGTTTTTAGTTGGCGATACACTTGAGCTCATGACTCCCAAAGGTAATCTTGTCTTCACACTGACTGAAATGCGTGATTTAAAAGGTCATCCGATCGAAAATGCCAAAGGTTCTGGACATATTGTGGAAATCCCACTTTCAGCAGATATCGATATTGATTATGCCTTATTAATCCGTAATCTTCCACACGCCAAAACGCAGTTAAAAACTGATGCACTTGCATATTCGGCAGATTAA
- a CDS encoding DMT family transporter, protein MSYLFLAIAIIAEVIATSALKASQGFSVLMPSIITILGYAVALFFLSLTLKTIPVGIAYAIWSGAGIVLISTIGWIFFKQHLDLAAIIRLGLMLAGIIVINVFSNSTHI, encoded by the coding sequence ATGTCCTATCTCTTTTTGGCCATTGCAATTATTGCTGAAGTAATTGCGACTTCAGCTTTGAAAGCTTCACAAGGTTTTAGCGTGTTGATGCCTTCTATAATTACGATATTAGGTTATGCAGTCGCCTTATTTTTCTTATCACTTACACTTAAAACTATACCTGTTGGTATCGCTTATGCGATTTGGTCTGGTGCAGGTATTGTGCTAATTTCAACGATTGGTTGGATTTTCTTTAAACAACATTTGGATTTAGCCGCAATCATTAGGCTTGGGCTGATGCTGGCTGGAATTATTGTAATCAACGTTTTCTCCAACAGCACCCATATTTAA
- a CDS encoding ABC transporter substrate-binding protein, protein MKRTISSLSVSILLAMSVVGCDNSAKVPTTDKSTETKSSNTATPITIGYSDWPGFVAWQVAIEKGWLKDAGLNVEFKWFDYSASLSAFAANQLDAVLVTNGDNLVNASGGTKGMIIMVTDYSAGNDVIIAKEGINSINDLKGKSVATEKGLVDHLLLATALNDAKIPSTDVKLVNSVTNELPQVFASKDIAAIAVWQPVANQALKAVAGSKIIYTSKDKPGLIYDTLAVNTSHLSMHKDEWTKLIQVWDKTVKYIQDPATHDAAVKIMANRVGVDPKQYEQFIDGTHLLDVAANKKVFVKGDGFDSIYGSTYYVNKFNVSNGIYKSEVDVDGLIYPALLNELK, encoded by the coding sequence ATGAAGCGTACAATATCTTCTTTATCAGTTTCAATTCTTTTAGCAATGTCTGTGGTGGGATGTGACAATTCTGCCAAGGTACCAACGACAGATAAATCAACTGAAACAAAAAGTTCAAATACAGCCACACCGATTACGATTGGGTATAGTGATTGGCCGGGTTTTGTGGCATGGCAAGTCGCGATTGAAAAAGGTTGGTTAAAAGATGCAGGCTTAAATGTAGAGTTTAAATGGTTTGATTATTCGGCTTCGCTTTCCGCTTTTGCTGCAAATCAACTCGATGCCGTGTTAGTCACCAATGGTGATAATCTTGTCAATGCATCAGGTGGTACCAAAGGCATGATCATTATGGTGACGGATTATTCTGCGGGTAATGATGTGATTATTGCTAAAGAGGGCATTAATAGCATCAATGATTTAAAAGGAAAATCGGTTGCTACTGAAAAGGGTTTGGTTGATCATTTATTATTGGCAACAGCTTTAAATGATGCAAAAATTCCATCAACTGATGTGAAATTAGTAAATTCAGTGACCAATGAGTTACCTCAAGTTTTTGCGAGTAAAGATATAGCAGCAATTGCAGTTTGGCAGCCAGTGGCCAATCAAGCACTTAAAGCTGTCGCAGGTTCAAAAATTATTTATACCTCAAAAGATAAACCTGGTTTGATTTATGACACTTTAGCGGTCAATACCAGTCACTTGTCTATGCATAAAGATGAATGGACGAAACTCATTCAAGTTTGGGATAAAACCGTAAAATATATTCAAGACCCTGCTACACATGATGCTGCTGTAAAAATCATGGCAAATCGCGTTGGTGTTGATCCAAAACAATATGAGCAATTTATTGATGGTACTCATTTATTAGATGTTGCTGCCAATAAAAAGGTGTTTGTAAAAGGTGATGGTTTTGATTCAATTTATGGATCAACTTATTATGTCAATAAATTTAACGTCAGTAATGGTATTTATAAAAGCGAAGTGGATGTTGATGGTTTGATCTATCCTGCGCTGCTCAATGAACTGAAATAA
- a CDS encoding CopG family ribbon-helix-helix protein: protein MNAKPKLTRISITVPEKTVEALDQKIVEEHYESRSQAIVDMINKHLIHQYTTENSVMVGTLTLLYQRSSSNIRVQLSDLQHQFLEQVISSLSIQLDQQKILEVMLLQGRSNDLKQISQQFIALKGVIKGHLELMDAVMPPLQQNE, encoded by the coding sequence ATGAATGCAAAACCTAAGCTAACCCGTATTAGCATTACAGTCCCTGAAAAAACGGTTGAAGCTTTAGATCAAAAAATTGTTGAGGAACATTATGAAAGTCGTTCTCAAGCGATTGTTGACATGATCAATAAGCACCTGATCCATCAATACACCACCGAAAATTCAGTGATGGTGGGCACATTGACGCTGCTGTATCAACGTAGCTCAAGCAACATTCGTGTTCAGTTGAGTGATTTGCAACATCAGTTTTTAGAACAAGTGATCAGCTCTTTAAGTATTCAACTCGATCAGCAAAAGATTCTTGAAGTCATGCTTTTACAAGGGAGAAGTAATGATCTCAAACAAATAAGCCAGCAGTTCATTGCACTCAAAGGTGTGATCAAAGGACATTTAGAACTCATGGATGCTGTCATGCCACCTTTACAGCAAAATGAGTAG
- a CDS encoding ABC transporter permease, protein MHHSSASSKNTLFLSLGSFLIPLLIWSCVSYLPFIWHPQVQITNSGDVSYLQVGTRLAKDAYYAEAQNIVDQGKSPPTGILVNPIYLPAPHEVAKALFTSFTTPPQQADSPWLHQSLWHSIKIVFTAFFISSLLGVPLGILCGFSKTISRLTEPFVEFFRYLPAPAFGALAVAILGINDAPKIAIIVIGTLFQQILIIANTTRMVDRGLIEAGYTLGTNKVKSLFHVVIPAALPDIYRDQRVLLGWAWTYLIVSELIGATSGITWFITQQARYQNFDNVYAAILIIGVIGIICDLILMKLGTRLFKWKKGV, encoded by the coding sequence ATGCACCATTCATCCGCTTCAAGTAAGAACACGCTTTTCTTAAGTTTAGGATCTTTTTTAATTCCTTTACTGATTTGGAGCTGTGTCAGTTATTTACCTTTTATTTGGCATCCTCAAGTACAAATTACAAATTCAGGTGATGTGTCCTATTTACAAGTGGGAACTCGCTTAGCAAAAGATGCTTATTATGCTGAAGCGCAAAATATCGTTGATCAAGGGAAAAGTCCTCCTACAGGCATCTTAGTCAATCCGATCTATTTACCTGCACCACATGAAGTCGCAAAAGCACTGTTTACTTCATTCACGACACCACCACAGCAGGCCGACTCTCCGTGGTTACATCAAAGCCTGTGGCATAGTATTAAAATTGTATTTACGGCTTTCTTTATATCGTCTTTGCTGGGTGTACCGCTTGGAATTTTATGTGGTTTTTCAAAGACTATCTCAAGGTTAACAGAGCCTTTTGTCGAGTTCTTCCGTTATTTACCCGCACCTGCCTTTGGTGCATTGGCCGTTGCTATATTAGGTATCAATGATGCACCTAAAATTGCCATTATCGTAATTGGTACGTTGTTCCAACAAATCTTAATTATCGCAAATACAACGCGAATGGTGGATCGAGGTCTCATAGAAGCCGGTTATACATTGGGTACCAATAAGGTTAAAAGCTTATTCCATGTGGTTATCCCCGCAGCACTTCCTGATATATATCGAGATCAGCGTGTTCTACTTGGGTGGGCTTGGACTTATTTAATTGTATCGGAATTAATTGGTGCAACTTCAGGAATCACATGGTTTATCACTCAACAAGCTCGCTATCAAAACTTTGATAACGTCTATGCAGCAATTCTCATCATTGGGGTGATTGGCATCATTTGTGATTTGATTTTAATGAAACTCGGCACACGTCTATTTAAGTGGAAAAAAGGAGTATGA
- a CDS encoding IS1 family transposase, which yields MKIEIELHCPRCQSTSIKKNGIKHDGKQNYRCKECNRQFVGDHNLTYLGCHSKAVKLILLMLVRCCGIRDIAKITRFSIGKILKTLTQSNHEVIPQRTHYKCLEVDEFWTFVGNKKDKHWLQYVYDRSSGEIVAFVWGGRDAHTAQRLKNRLEELGITYDCISSDHWESFIKIFKPDQEGKYYTVGIEGNNCQLRHRIRRAVRRTCCFSKKVLNHVKAFNLGFFYINHSFV from the coding sequence GTGAAAATCGAAATAGAACTTCATTGTCCTCGATGCCAGAGTACAAGTATAAAGAAGAATGGCATTAAACACGATGGTAAGCAAAACTATCGTTGTAAAGAATGTAATAGGCAGTTTGTGGGTGACCATAATTTGACGTATTTAGGCTGTCATTCAAAAGCGGTCAAATTGATTTTGCTTATGCTTGTGCGATGTTGTGGCATTCGGGATATTGCAAAGATTACGAGGTTTAGTATTGGCAAGATACTTAAAACGCTTACACAATCAAATCATGAAGTAATTCCTCAAAGAACTCATTATAAATGCTTGGAAGTTGATGAATTTTGGACATTTGTAGGCAACAAGAAAGATAAGCATTGGCTACAGTACGTCTATGATAGAAGTAGCGGAGAAATAGTGGCTTTTGTATGGGGAGGAAGAGATGCTCATACAGCACAAAGGCTAAAAAACCGTTTAGAAGAACTGGGTATTACTTATGATTGTATATCGAGTGATCATTGGGAAAGTTTCATCAAAATTTTTAAGCCGGACCAAGAAGGGAAATATTATACAGTCGGGATAGAAGGAAACAACTGCCAATTAAGACACCGCATAAGGCGAGCAGTAAGAAGAACATGCTGTTTTTCGAAGAAGGTATTGAATCATGTAAAAGCTTTTAATCTTGGATTCTTTTACATTAACCACAGTTTTGTATAG